One window from the genome of Ananas comosus cultivar F153 linkage group 13, ASM154086v1, whole genome shotgun sequence encodes:
- the LOC109719522 gene encoding uncharacterized protein LOC109719522, with protein MGTKRKERTDETPDPISLSYPDPEFFDFDECRDRSLFEVDQIWALYDDLDGMPRFYARIRHIYENQDFKVGFTWLEHDPSNAAEMAWSRQQLPVACGSFRRGKAEVSQDPLMFSHIISWEKGKKKNGYDIYPKEGEVWAVYKGWDIAWSSDPDDDRTFEYEIVEVLSDFVAGSGINVIPLVKVEGFVSLFVRAKDKAPYRILSSEILRFSHRVPFHRMTGAERDGVPQGSFELDTASLPINMEDAFPSVPLECGTTKTGISPKSSTNDAGVGPAAVKEIERVRRKEFDHSQLATTFHCSDEYPAPEFCNVDDGKLINRIQPGQIWALYSEIDKFPKYFGWIHKVNSVDRLVELKWLEVRPRREEEKRWNRKGLPIGCGTFEVIDECETFDSTDAFSHLVNARLRGRKHQYEILPSVGEIWAMYKNWRPCWNLFDFENCEFDVVEICERSGAGTKVSLLTKVDGNRAVFMPDKKEKVVTILEDEYLRFSHQIPAFQLTDQKGGVLRGYWELDLASLPEALFNNSC; from the coding sequence ATGGGTACTAAACGGAAAGAAAGAACTGATGAGACTCCTGATCCGATTTCGCTTTCGTACCCCGATCCGGAATTCTTCGACTTTGACGAATGCAGGGATCGGAGTTTATTCGAAGTCGACCAGATTTGGGCGCTATATGATGATCTCGACGGAATGCCTAGGTTTTATGCTCGAATTAGGCACATCTATGAAAATCAAGATTTCAAGGTGGGCTTCACTTGGTTAGAGCACGATCCTTCAAATGCAGCTGAGATGGCGTGGTCTCGTCAGCAATTGCCTGTTGCTTGCGGGAGCTTCAGGCGAGGGAAAGCAGAAGTAAGTCAAGACCCTCTCatgttctcccacattatttcTTGGGAAAAAGGTAAAAAGAAGAACGGTTATGATATTTATCCGAAAGAGGGTGAAGTTTGGGCTGTTTACAAGGGCTGGGATATCGCGTGGAGCTCAGATCCGGACGACGACAGGACATTCGAGTATGAAATTGTTGAAGTCCTTTCGGATTTTGTGGCGGGAAGCGGTATCAATGTCATTCCTCTAGTTAAGGTAGAAGGTTTCGTGAGTCTGTTTGTGCGCGCAAAAGACAAAGCACCGTATCGTATACTATCCAGTGAAATACTTAGGTTTTCACACAGAGTCCCCTTTCACAGGATGACCGGAGCTGAACGTGACGGTGTCCCACAAGGTTCTTTTGAACTAGATACTGCATCTCTTCCTATTAACATGGAAGATGCTTTTCCATCTGTTCCTCTTGAATGCGGTACGACCAAAACCGGAATATCTCCTAAAAGTTCAACTAATGATGCAGGAGTTGGGCCTGCTGCCGTTAAGGAGATTGAGAGGGTGAGGAGGAAGGAATTTGACCATTCTCAATTAGCAACCACGTTCCATTGCTCGGATGAATATCCTGCCCCTGAGTTCTGCAACGTTGATGACGGGAAATTGATCAATAGGATCCAGCCGGGGCAGATTTGGGCGCTATACAGTGAAATTGATAAGTTCCCTAAGTACTTTGGATGGATACATAAAGTTAATTCGGTCGATCGCTTAGTTGAATTAAAATGGCTTGAGGTTCGTCCTCGGCGAGAGGAGGAAAAACGATGGAACCGCAAGGGCCTGCCAATTGGATGTGGAACATTTGAAGTAATCGATGAGTGTGAAACTTTTGACAGTACAGATGCCTTTTCTCATTTAGTGAATGCTAGACTGCGTGGTAGAAAACACCAATATGAAATCCTTCCTTCCGTCGGTGAGATTTGGGCCATGTACAAGAATTGGAGGCCCTGTTGGAACCTTTTCGACTTTGAAAACTGTGAGTTTGATGTGGTCGAGATTTGCGAGCGCAGTGGTGCTGGAACAAAGGTCTCTTTACTGACCAAGGTGGATGGGAATAGAGCCGTATTTATGCCtgacaaaaaggaaaaagtagtGACGATACTGGAGGACGAGTATTTAAGATTCTCTCATCAAATTCCAGCGTTCCAGCTGACAGATCAGAAAGGTGGCGTGCTTCGAGGCTATTGGGAGCTTGATCTTGCATCTCTACCGGAGGCCTTGTTCAACAATTCTTGTTGA
- the LOC109719228 gene encoding uncharacterized protein LOC109719228: protein MRKWKGSKAYRCYEKLLTKLPSYTPAEVVPTFTYRPNDMSILKPTLRGSRPEQAAAPAATTAAGESSNNISSLLNQLEQALNKLQDRNKMLEGENAMLKEKNAKLEAQLSSASTAAAAEGGAEAGVDPHQGGQGAAVEESSQQRVDVGETVIRDIPSRIQRIKHRARKEKRMSPDFTPGERPLTRHYRRKQHHSLKIGGAEASEEASDTATGTIAEVLLEIKAEHGHSDSAKQAVEIDDIPVPDQEPGVIIERRRKYPGRDKIPKVEQDAIDFLISRPITKGPIWQDNTKGSDSPSVSGQVLNEYLFGGPTRDEVINVYFHIINKLDCCGVHKFSQPGIFLRTEVAMHVLNKMQGYGKNNLVTADFVKDVAFGSASIRHFLDKINTQTCNTCRYVLIPLHSNWHWHLLSIDLKERRFESWNSLWSHSGAQDAAQLLAKWFTSYFEHILQIPVGASDVIFHKECQQQGSIEVDCGMYTCLFAERIVRNGLPDLSLYDNDPPSFRAHMISAILKDPCCLTYTSMIECIVAKDDV from the exons ATGAGAAAATGGAAGGGTTCAAAAGCATATCGGTGTTACGAGAAGCTTCTAACAAAGCTGCCGAGTTATACTCCTGCAGAG GTTGTACCCACATTTACTTACCGCCCTAATGATATGTCTATATTGAAGCCCACGTTACGTGGCAGCCGACCGGAACAG GCAGCGGCCCCCGCGGCAACAACTGCTGCCGGTGAAAGTAGCAATAATATCAGCTCCTTATTGAATCAATTGGAGCAAGCTCTTAATAAACTACAAGATCGGAATAAGATGTTGGAGGGGGAGAATGCAatgctaaaagaaaaaaatgcaaaGCTTGAAGCGCAACTATCTAGCGCTAGTACAGCCGCTGCTGCAGAAGGCGGAGCCGAAGCCGGTGTTGATCCACATCAAGGTGGCCAAGGCGCAGCGGTTGAAGAAAGCAGCCAACAGAGAGTTGATGTTGGCGAGACTGTAATAAGGGACATTCCTTCAAGAATTCAACGAATTAAACATCGtgcaaggaaagaaaagagaatgtcTCCTGATTTTACGCCGGGCGAACGTCCTTTGACCCGGCACTATAGACGAAAGCAGCATCATTCTTTGAAGATCGGGGGGGCTGAAGCTAGTGAAGAGGCATCAGATACTGCGACAGGGACCATTGCTGAGGTCCTTCTG GAAATTAAAGCTGAACATGGACACTCAGATAGTGCAAAACAAGCCGTTGAGATTGATGATATCCCTGTACCGGATCAGGAGCCTGGGGTCATTATTGAGCGTCGTCGCAAGTATCCCGGAAGAGATAAAATTCCCAAAGTGGAGCAGGACGCAATAGATTTTCTAATTTCCCGACCTATAACAAA GGGACCCATATGGCAAGATAATACAAAAGGGTCAGATTCACCTTCTGTTAGTGGTCAAGTCCTCAATGAATACTTATTTGGAGGCCCGACGCGCGACGAG GTGATTAATGTATATTTCCATATAATTAATAAGCTCGATTGCTGTGGTGTACATAAATTTAGTCAACCGGGTATTTTCTTGCGAACTGAAGTTGCG ATGCACGTACTCAATAAGATGCAGGGATATGGAAAGAATAATCTAGTAACAGCTGATTTTGTGAAGGATGTCGCATTTGGATCCGCATCTATACGTCACTTTCTGGATAAAATAAATACACAAACCTGCAACACTTGTAGATATGTACTTATTCCGTTACATAGTAATTGGCATTGGCATTTGCTATCGATTGATTTGAAGGAACGACGTTTTGAGAGTTGGAACTCTTTGTGGAGCCACAGCGGGGCACAGGACGCGGCACAGCTGCtg GCGAAATGGTTTACGTCCTATTTTGAGCACATCCTCCAAATCCCTGTCGGCGCTTCTGACGTCATATTTCATAAGGAATGTCAACAACAGGGTTCCATCGAAGTTGATTGTGGCATGTACACATGCCTTTTTGCTGAAAGAATCGTAAGAAACGGCCTCCCCGATCTATCATTGTACGATAATGACCCCCCCTCCTTCCGTGCTCATATGATCAGTGCGATCTTAAAGGATCCATGTTGTTTGACCTATACTTCTATGATTGAGTGCATAGTCGCAAAAGATGATGTCTGA